The region GGTGCCGGCGTTATCCAGCCCGATGATGCGGAAGGCCGCCCAGGAGCAAAGCCCCAGCAGGATGTTGGTGACGACCATCATCCCCATATACATGCGGATGGAGCGGTTGATCTGATCCAGCATGTGTACATTGATTTTCTTTTCGGAAATCGTGTGCCCGCAGACCTTGATGAACTTGCGCTTGAAAATGTCGCCCGAGCACAGCAGGAAGAAGACCAGGAACAGCACCATCACGCCCTGGCCCATGCCGGACATGACGCCCAGGGAGCCCGCCACCAGCATGCTTTCCAGCCTTTCGGATGGCCGCTCCGGTGGGGGGCCGCTTTGCCTGCCCTGCGGGCCGCCTTTGTCCAGGGCGGCGCCCGCGGCCCGCAGCTTGTCCACGAAAGACCCCCGACCGGCTGCGAAACCATGCACCGTGCGCGAGACTTTCTGCACCGTCTGCGGCAGGCTGTCGACGATGGTGCCGACCTGGTTCTGCAAGGAAAACGCGCCGAACACCAGCGCGCCGACCAGCGCCGCCATCACGAAGGTCGCGCTGATCGGACGCGGTATGCGCGCCCGGCGCACCAGCATGTGTACCAGCGGCTCCAGGGCGTAGGCGAGCAGGACGGACAGCACCAGGGGAATGATGAATTCGCGCGCCTCGCGCATGGCGAACAGCACGGCCAGTACCGCGAGGATGATGACCGCCGCATAGCGGCGGTCGGCCACGCGCCGCGATGTGACGAGGGCGCCCGGGGCTGCGCCGGTAGCCGCATGCGTACCCACCGCGGCGTGGGTGCCAGCGGGGTCCGTCCCCTCGGCGTGGGGCGCTCCGCCTCCCGCCGTCAGCGCCGTGGCCGCAACGGCAGGCACGCGGGCAGCCGGCGTGCGCGGAAGGCCATGCGGCGGCCGGCGGGTGCTCATCCCTGCCTCCAGGTACCGCCGCGCTGGCGTGACGGTGCCGCTGCTGCGGCGGCGCCCGGGATGGCGCGCCCCTGCGGCTGCGATTTCGACTGAGACTGCGACGGCAGCTGCGACTGC is a window of Bordetella sp. N DNA encoding:
- a CDS encoding AI-2E family transporter, whose product is MSTRRPPHGLPRTPAARVPAVAATALTAGGGAPHAEGTDPAGTHAAVGTHAATGAAPGALVTSRRVADRRYAAVIILAVLAVLFAMREAREFIIPLVLSVLLAYALEPLVHMLVRRARIPRPISATFVMAALVGALVFGAFSLQNQVGTIVDSLPQTVQKVSRTVHGFAAGRGSFVDKLRAAGAALDKGGPQGRQSGPPPERPSERLESMLVAGSLGVMSGMGQGVMVLFLVFFLLCSGDIFKRKFIKVCGHTISEKKINVHMLDQINRSIRMYMGMMVVTNILLGLCSWAAFRIIGLDNAGTWAVVAGALHIVPYFGPLLVAVFTGVAAVVQFGELGPALLVAGVSLVIASLIGFVVQTWMTGRIAKMNPVAVFVMLLLFTWVWGLWGTLLSVPIAVIVKVVADHVDGLQGAAEFLGE